The following proteins are encoded in a genomic region of Archangium lipolyticum:
- a CDS encoding DUF3396 domain-containing protein has translation MSEHYPRVRLYKNKLVGGSHLFIRESVSITLYMRRSYQEVVQQVISALEAYRHKLGPQALGWYIDPDSGDWEQLDDKSWANLRQMLLTGTIAQLWLRESPSETTGYEVLYYGRLLDVADEDETSVVSFRLPTEYMEEHGPEQVRELALELATELPFTTGHAGLAFHFPESMLGTTERIRDLSFRHPGLDIPGVHFESLSIGTRVDGVHWLNFLGPPVLGELGGATGLRQRLHSPSTAVQELEGERAVVTLGKWPEAGDTEQGHTLPEYRELARVLEPWLYMGRARFSGFSEEDMRRWERRFLD, from the coding sequence ATGAGCGAGCACTACCCGCGCGTACGTCTCTACAAAAACAAGCTCGTGGGAGGAAGCCACCTCTTCATCCGGGAGAGCGTGAGCATCACTCTGTACATGAGGCGCTCCTACCAGGAGGTAGTGCAGCAGGTGATTAGCGCCCTGGAAGCGTATCGCCACAAGCTCGGGCCCCAGGCGCTCGGTTGGTACATCGACCCGGATAGCGGCGACTGGGAGCAACTTGATGACAAAAGCTGGGCGAACTTGCGGCAGATGTTGCTCACAGGAACCATCGCCCAACTCTGGCTGCGTGAGTCACCCAGTGAAACCACGGGATACGAGGTTCTCTATTACGGTCGGCTGCTCGACGTGGCCGATGAAGATGAGACCAGTGTGGTGTCCTTCCGCCTCCCCACGGAATACATGGAGGAGCACGGGCCAGAGCAGGTGCGGGAATTGGCGCTGGAACTGGCGACGGAGCTGCCCTTCACCACCGGCCATGCCGGCCTCGCCTTCCACTTCCCAGAGAGCATGCTCGGCACCACGGAGCGCATCCGTGACCTGTCCTTCCGCCATCCCGGCCTGGACATTCCAGGAGTGCACTTCGAATCCCTCTCCATCGGCACGCGGGTGGACGGGGTGCACTGGCTGAACTTCCTGGGTCCTCCCGTCCTGGGTGAGTTGGGTGGCGCCACTGGCCTGCGACAGCGTCTTCACTCGCCCAGCACCGCCGTGCAGGAACTCGAAGGAGAGCGGGCGGTGGTGACGCTGGGGAAATGGCCGGAGGCGGGAGATACGGAGCAGGGCCACACGCTGCCCGAGTACCGCGAGCTGGCACGCGTGCTGGAACCCTGGCTGTACATGGGCCGCGCTCGCTTCAGTGGTTTCAGCGAGGAGGACATGCGGCGGTGGGAGCGGCGCTTCCTCGACTGA
- a CDS encoding AAA family ATPase, which yields MPITQLEVAGYRSVRKLVLPVGPLTVIVGPNGSGKTNLYRSLYLLSAAAEGRLAQVLAEEGGVPSVLWAGSRDKKPLRMTVGVSLDDLAYELSLGPVPTSPTDPTLFKLDPEVKEEHLWTVDGKRRAVLMERKDRTAFVRDSEGSRTTFPVQLWASESVLSQLAEPHRFPRLSELQRTLRMWRFYHHFRTDPDAPMRSPQVGVRTPVLAHDGRDLAAALRTIIEIGDHEALERALSDAFPGSRLEVQAPQGRFSLFLHQPGLLRPLAARELSDGTLRYLCLLAALLSPRPPAFLALNEPETSLHPDLLEPLGRLIVDASMHSQVWVTTHAEPLAQAIAKRSRAEPLRLTKELGATVVEGSEAPED from the coding sequence ATGCCCATCACCCAGCTCGAGGTCGCCGGGTACCGCTCGGTGCGCAAGCTCGTCCTGCCCGTGGGGCCGCTCACCGTCATCGTGGGGCCCAACGGCAGCGGGAAGACGAACCTCTACCGCTCGCTCTACCTGCTGTCCGCCGCGGCCGAGGGCCGGCTGGCCCAGGTGCTCGCGGAGGAGGGCGGCGTGCCCAGCGTGCTCTGGGCGGGCTCGCGCGACAAGAAGCCCCTGCGCATGACGGTGGGTGTCTCCCTCGACGACCTCGCGTACGAGCTGAGTCTCGGCCCGGTGCCCACCTCGCCAACGGATCCGACCCTCTTCAAGTTGGACCCGGAAGTGAAGGAAGAGCACCTGTGGACCGTGGATGGAAAGCGGCGGGCGGTGCTGATGGAGCGCAAGGATCGCACGGCCTTCGTGCGCGACTCCGAAGGGAGCCGGACCACGTTCCCCGTGCAGCTCTGGGCCAGTGAATCGGTGTTGTCCCAACTCGCCGAGCCGCACCGCTTCCCGCGCCTGTCCGAGCTGCAACGCACGTTGCGGATGTGGCGCTTCTATCACCACTTCCGCACGGATCCGGACGCCCCCATGCGCTCGCCACAGGTGGGCGTGCGCACCCCGGTACTGGCGCATGACGGGCGCGATCTGGCCGCCGCACTGCGGACCATCATCGAGATTGGGGACCACGAGGCGCTGGAGCGGGCCCTCTCCGATGCGTTCCCCGGCTCTCGGTTGGAGGTGCAGGCGCCTCAGGGGCGCTTCAGCCTCTTCCTCCACCAGCCGGGGCTGCTGCGTCCCCTGGCGGCGCGCGAGCTGTCGGACGGAACGCTGCGCTACCTGTGCCTCCTGGCGGCGCTCCTGAGCCCCAGGCCCCCGGCGTTCCTCGCGCTCAACGAGCCGGAGACGAGTCTGCACCCGGATCTGTTGGAGCCCCTCGGCCGGCTCATCGTGGATGCCTCGATGCACAGCCAGGTCTGGGTGACGACGCACGCCGAGCCCCTGGCCCAGGCCATCGCGAAGCGCTCACGCGCGGAGCCGTTGCGGCTGACGAAGGAACTCGGGGCGACGGTGGTGGAGGGGAGCGAGGCGCCGGAAGACTGA